A window from Saccharomyces cerevisiae S288C chromosome XIII, complete sequence encodes these proteins:
- the HLJ1 gene encoding type I HSP40 co-chaperone HLJ1 (Co-chaperone for Hsp40p; anchored in the ER membrane; with its homolog Ydj1p promotes ER-associated protein degradation (ERAD) of integral membrane substrates; similar to E. coli DnaJ) — translation MSFTEDQEKIALEILSKDKHEFYEILKVDRKATDSEIKKAYRKLAIKLHPDKNSHPKAGEAFKVINRAFEVLSNEEKRSIYDRIGRDPDDRQMPSRGAASGFRGSAGGSPMGGGFEDMFFNSRFGGQRAGPPEDIFDFLFNAGGSPFGASPFGPSASTFSFGGPGGFRVYTNNRGGSPFMRQQPRSRQQQQQAEENAVNSQLKNMLVLFIIFIVLPMIKDYLFS, via the coding sequence ATGTCTTTCACTGAggatcaagaaaaaatcgcGCTAGAAATACTGTCAAAAGACAAGCATGAGTTTTACGAAATTTTGAAGGTAGATAGGAAAGCCACAGATAGTGAGATCAAGAAGGCATACAGAAAACTAGCAATCAAATTGCATCCTGATAAAAACTCTCATCCAAAAGCGGGAGAAGCTTTCAAAGTAATTAATAGGGCATTTGAAGTACTAAGCAATGAGGAAAAGCGCAGTATTTATGACAGGATAGGTAGGGATCCTGACGATAGACAAATGCCATCCAGAGGTGCTGCTTCAGGGTTCCGAGGAAGTGCAGGTGGGTCTCCAATGGGTGGCGGATTTGAAGACatgtttttcaattcacGTTTCGGTGGTCAAAGAGCTGGACCACCAGAGGACATATTCGACTTTTTGTTCAACGCAGGCGGCAGCCCATTCGGCGCTTCACCATTTGGGCCTTCTGCTTccactttttcatttggaGGCCCCGGTGGTTTCAGAGTTTATACTAATAATCGTGGTGGCTCACCGTTCATGCGTCAACAACCCCGCTCAAgacagcagcaacaacaagcAGAAGAAAATGCAGTGAATTCgcaattaaaaaatatgctcgttcttttcatcatctttatTGTTCTTCCTATGATTAAAGATTACCTGTTTAGTTAA